TCTTGACCAAAAACCACAGGAAAGGACATGCAAGCTATTATAGATAATCCCCATAAAATGGTCATTATTACTTTTCTATTTTTAGCATCCTCAACCCTTTCAGTAATGAATGTGTAGTAAGTAAATATGGGAATTAACATAAAGGTAAGCTGTAGTAAAAAATCCTTTATTATACTCATTTTCTTTTCCTTCCGCATCTCTTCGATTTCTGAATCCTGCCATAATCATGTTCATTATGTATTCGACTTTTCTACAAACATTTTACTTTTGTATTTATTACATTACACATTATACTTTAAAATTACCATAATTTGTCGACTTTTGTTTTTTTCATTTAAGTTCTATTTCCGTTGTGAAATTTTCTAAAGGTCCTTTCATTTAAAGAAAGTTCTACCGTCGTGAAAATAGATTCTTGCCTCATTCAACGCAAAAAATCAGTGATTTTGAACATACTAGAATAGCACAATCTTTTAAATTCAATTACAATATTATCAGACTTCTTTGTAGAGAAATCGCATAAAAAATATTGGTATTAAGAGAGGCGGAAAGTGAAATGGAAACATCAAAAAAAATAACTGTAGAAACAACGGTCCAAGCACCAGTAGAAAAGGTCTGGGAATATTGGACAGAGCCAACTCATATTACAAAATGGAACTCGGCTTCAGAAGACTGGCACACCCCAATTGCTGAGAATGATTTGCAAGTTGGCGGGAAATTTCTTTCAAGAATGGAAGCTAAAGATGGGAGTTTTGGATTCGATTTTGGTGGGGTTTATGATGATGTAAGATTAAATGAGGGTATTGCTTATACCTTAGAAGATGGAAGAAAAGTTACAATCAATTTTATTCGTCAAGGAGACGAAACAAAGGTAATTGAAACTTTTGATGCTGAAAACATCA
This Neobacillus sp. YX16 DNA region includes the following protein-coding sequences:
- a CDS encoding SRPBCC family protein, translated to METSKKITVETTVQAPVEKVWEYWTEPTHITKWNSASEDWHTPIAENDLQVGGKFLSRMEAKDGSFGFDFGGVYDDVRLNEGIAYTLEDGRKVTINFIRQGDETKVIETFDAENINPIEMQEAGWQAILDNFKKYINNSK